In the genome of Harmonia axyridis chromosome 4, icHarAxyr1.1, whole genome shotgun sequence, the window tatatagggtgttccattaaacaaaatataggtttgtgttgaatcttcaaaaccataccccgaaaaaaaaaattgagtacgccactggattctacgcaaaattctgattcagacgtagtttttacctcagcattatttctaataacttcggagataaaggaggggtccgaaaagtataaatttccaaaatcgccctgtatctcttgaacggaaacagttatgcaaaatctgattagaccaacttgagtttcacgaaaaagtaggacaggaacgtgaaaaccgcaaggctctatcttaaataacaagcgagaaatctggcagtctcacccaaaatgggatgcactgtactgcTCCACAACCGAAGTTACTTTAATGTCAATATTTCCGGtttcgatttttgaaataaataaaacttaGAGTAATAGCACCTAAAAGTACCGTGCATTGACAATTCATTACAATGATAACATGACGGGTTTGAAATTTCATCATTGCTTGTAGTTAATTTCTgtgaatataaatttttcaaaattcgggtcctcaaaaaaatttttaagaaattttatattcaatatatctttattcattttttttcagttgtctTAAACTCTTTGAGATACCTGTGCACAAAAACTGAAATTCTCTCTGAACCAGAAAGACTTCCTGACGAGGCGAGACAGTTATGTTTGTCATCAAGTAATAATCCTTCGTAGCATATGTTCTCCGACAAGAAAATCAGCAGATACTTACAGATCCAATGATTATTTCCTATTTGAAGTTATCAGAGGTATGTTTAGTGtggtttttttcttcatttaagtCAAAAGTACGAATATCGCAGCAGTTTAATAGCAGATAACACCATGATGCAATAATGATAACTATTATTCCTGAAGGATAGTTACAAACCGAATCGCGTATGCGTCGAGGGAGTAACATTGTGAGGTGATAAATGTCATTATTCTACTCTACGACTAATATATTAGTCTAAGATTTTTAGTGAATACTTTTATTAGTTTGAATTCTTTAGATGATGTGGTTCATTGAAGtttgcatatttttttattataaatttcgatatttttgatatCAGGGTAAATGTTGCTATATCTAGTTGAACAATTTTTACAGTGTATTTTTCATCCATCTCAAAACAAATACCTAAACACTTCTTACTGTTGAATTAGTTCTTTTCAATGGTATTATCAATCTGAGAGAATTTGTGATTGAGCAAAAAGAGAGAACTTCTAATTACTCGTCATTTCCCCCCTAAGGAAAACTTATATATGCATTAAAGAGCAAAACTCCAATTATAACTTACATTATATGTTTGTCGTAGATAAAGAAAATGATACATTTCATTAAAACTCAGTGTCATTCAGATTATTCAATGGAAGCACGAGAGAAAAATCACATTAAACATAATGGTAAAATAGATTTATTACAATTAACTGTCACTGAATAAATTAGTTTCAGTTCTTTTTCATCATATCAGAATCGAAAGTTGATGAAACAAATAGGAATAttcttgtttattttcttttgaacaTTACTGATTTTATGGATTGTCGGAGAGACTGTATATTTCTTATTCTAGGAATGGATTTTTaaagaatatataacatatattttttcGCACATATTGAATTTATATCTACTATAGGTATATGAAATTTGGGAATATTATGAAACTTTGAGTTTGAAAGCAATGAtacacatttttcattttttcaatattctttgaaATGAATTGGATGTGAAAATTTGCATAAATGAAGAATGTATATGTTTCTCTTGtttttagattatttttttaatggagcaGTTGAATATGCAACAGCTATAGTATAGTTATGCTATaggtattcaatatattttttttgtaaataatgtaTACTCTTTTGTGCCATGTATGTAAGAAAGATTAACCTTCATAAATTTATTGGGCCGTAGTGAATCTTATATATTATAGTTTTTCATAATATAGTTATTACTTTTTCACACAAAAAAGTAAGCGATTTTTTCTAGTGATTTTGTATCGATGTAACATAAACATTATTactaaacaaaatttcaatttcataactTGTCTTATACatgatatattcaaaatacTTAGTTGAATTCAACTTTAGATCAGGAGGCAGTGTTGCAAACAAGGCAGTTAATAAACAggcaaattttttattgatcaaATAATTAGCGAATCTATCGTCAACAACATAAGTATCTGTGAATATGGAAAGCTGTAAAAGTGCTTGGAATGATTTATTCGATGATAATATGGCGACTGAATTctttttatgaaatcattgtcAAGCAGCTTTTAAGAAATTTTCATCAGCTGcaagaggaagaagaaatatgTCAGCTACTCGCTTAAACTAACCAACAAAAAAATGGAACGAATAATTTTACTATGAAATTCATGTTTGTGATTTTCCAGTCTATTGAAAATACGCAAGCAACTATCTGTTGAATATAATTTTGACTtgcttcctttttatttttcttcgacCTTCAATTGTTTTGGCAATCTCAATCGGTTAATGTGCCTATGCCATATCAGTTCTGTGTCATTTAATAATTTGATCTCATCTACTCTTACAGTTATTAACTTATATTGTTGCTAAATAAACGTTACTGATGAGTTCTAAGAAGAGCAAAATCGGTCTATCACTACCTACATACCTCCGATTTATCGTGGTTATCTATTGATCTAGACTTTTGCTAGTTCAATTTGGTTTGTTATTCACCTTCGTTTGCTCTCTGTCAGAGcattaatttttcttctttagAATTAGATTAACTATATTTTTACTATTCTAAACACAATTAGTGTCGCTTTTCGCAAGTTCAGCAGTTCCTCTACGACTTTAACTGAAAAGtttgatttatatttatttgaagaagtttcagcttgcataatattcatttaaattctCCAACCGTTTGCTAAATCCAAATCCAGAGCCTATGCGCCAGCTGATGATTGAATCACTAATACTATCTATCAGAAAAAATAAGGATTAATATAAAATCTCTCTAGTATGTTACACTGTCTCCATCACTAGTAGAAAATTCCTGATGACCAAATAAATGAGGTAGTTATATTTTGTTAATCATATATGTTATACCACGTATTGTGCAAAAAGTGTAAAAATGTAAACTAGTAATAGTGCCTTGGAAATGTGTGATACCAGTACAGATTTCTAGAAATATGGCATATTTGTTGAAATTGAGATGACTATATACAATAAAGTCATCAATGTTTTTTAGAAAGGAGGTATCCAGATCTCTTTTATATTTGCAATTATTGAAATCGATAATTGATGTTAAGAATTAAATGGTTTTCTTTGTTATATCGTTCAGATTGTTAAGAAGAAATTACTTCCTAAAATCAACTGAGATCATCTTTCATTCAAGCGATTCAAATCGAATCTCTAGAGGATATCTTATAGGGTTTTGAGCTTATTAGGAGTTTAATTAATATAGGAAAAACTGCACAGATTCTTTTTCACCGATCGAtttcaataatttgaatattattcGAAAAACTATCAGAAATTTTCGCTTTTGCAATATATTTATGACGAATACTTCTCATTTTTAGAAATcatgtattgattttttttttgattcaattattttgtTACTGTACTTATAAGACGAataatttcatgttattttatAATCGTTGtttattgtaataatttgtCAAATTCATATcgcattaaaaaaattttgtttttatgaatttttgatttattaattttcCTATCGAATGGAGTGAGTCTCGAAGAAATTTCTAAGTTTTGGCTGCTTGGGCCGCTTCCAACTATGCTCATGTACATCTAGTACTATATCCTAAATAAAATTGGAGCCATGACGAACAACTGctactttccttttttcaaaagtttGCGAAGGGAGAGCATTTATTTATAAAACCTTCTCGAAACGTGAAGATGTCacaatttattaaaataaaaagaagCGACTTGGCATGCAGCATAACTGTCAACTAACTTTCAGTTAGTAGGTcccgacgtttcggcaagcattcgccaGCCGCCTACGGGGAGTTGGTCTTGAGAAGGACCGATTTGTTTGGTTCTGAAATAAGCCCTTCGCCacaccatagtataaggaattcttATACTATGGCCAAACTAGGTCTGTCTGAACTTGTACGCACCATACTTCTTTAGATTTTGAATTGAAGGTATTCAGGTTTGAACCTAGGTCAGCTAAGTTGCAATTTGTTCACTTTCACCACTGGTCTACAGAagcaggtagaaattaaaatgCATTAAGTTTAATATAATTTACACTTTAATTCCGACAGACACAAAAGTTTTAGGTATAGAGAGGTAGGTTGAAAATGAAGAGATATCAAATATGCTTGGAAATATTTTAACCATATGTATATTAcacaatattttataatattttgaataaaaatggtGAGAATGAACAGAATTCAGCTAATTCAGTAACACTTTCCAAATCATCAGGTTATTGTGTGTATCGAAATGCCGTTTAAATGTAACCTTgattgaaaaatcaagaaaaataaagattattattattatgaaacatGGCTGAACCAAAATGGAGGCAGCATGAGCCTTTGTCCATGCCTTAAAGCAACACGGTGAACATCTCGTCTGCAGACCAATTTGGCTTTCAAATAAGGAGGAATATCCGTACTCCAAATTCGATATACTGCAATACTCATGTGaagtagaaaaatattttcgatccTGAGCCACTCTAACCCATTTATTGCATCACTGATCGCCCTATCGTACTTTTTCAAACCTAAAAAGTAGCGACAACACGAATTCTGCACTTTTTGCAATCTATATAGCTCAGTTTGGAATACACAAGTGTTTTGCAGAGATACTTAAGTGAATAAAAATCTAAAAACTGTCTCTGGCGATACAAATAACGTAgtgccagaaaaaaaattttcaacactgTCGAGATATGCTCCCTAAATCTCAGTCGACAATGGAAAAATACTCCAAGGTACCTACAGCAGGAGGATGAAATCTTCGCAAAACCTATCATAACCTCAATCGCCGCATGAAACTTTCTCGGAAAGAAGGGCATATAGAAACATTCTTTAACGTTTGTTTTCAGATTATTCCTTCTGCAATACTGCACAATGCTTGACAAATCTTCATTTAACCTCCCGACAGCTATAGAAATGGCAGAGGGTAGGAAAGAAATGTAAACTTTAGTGTCTAgtttgtatagtatatccaaagtcacttgaaggaaACCAGAATGCTTCGATTATAAAAGGGCTGTCCAAGTTTTCAGCTATTCGATAGGAGTATTTATTTCCTGACAGTACTTTTAAATGAACCCTGGTAATGTAGGGGATCGTGTCTGGAACCAGAATGTGCATTTGGTTGGTTTGgtttctattggctaatatAGTCCACGTTCCACCGCATGCCGGTTTGGTTGCTCTCATTGGCTGGAGCTTTTATTTCTTTATCTTTCTgatgaattggatggatcagaGTGGTCTGTAGGTGGATTGATAAAATGAGCATTTTTACTCTGTTTTAATTCTTTCtgtaactgatttttttttatagataaaGTATATTCAAACTCAAGATTTTTCCTAGTTCCCAGAAATTTATTAGGGAACAGGGTCACGAGGAAATTTATTGTCTTACCAATCCTTTAGAATAGATCCTGTAGTATGCTAGTTGATATGAGCATATAAAGCAGTATGTTGATTTGGCCACTTTCATTGCCCTAAAGTACACGTCGCCCTTATTGGTGAGAGTTGTGCTCATCTTCCACATCTCATCAATGTAACTGGTTTCGGGAGTTATTAagagttttttaaattgaaaagtcaaatgaaattttgttagCTCAATCATAAAACTAATTTTGAACGAAATGAAGAAATGGGAATtctaaaagaattgaataacaTTCAATGTTCTGGACTGAATTTCTGAACGAATTGATTTCTTAACAGTAATTTCTTGCGCAGCAATTTATCTTACATTCTGTAGCATTATGAAGAGCATTTCTTGAAGTTGATAAGTATATTGTTATTATGCAAAAGTTGAATCTCATATGTACTACAAAATATGGATAAAAATATAGATACAAATTATCAGCAATTTTTACATCTCAATATTTAGGATTCGTTCAAAAACTCAATCACTTAATGTTCTTCACACATCAAGTGTATTTTTACACCGAAACGAAcgccaaacaaaaattttgttagcACATTTATAAATCGAATAACAAAACTTGCAAAATTATACTTCGCTCCATCCATATCgtaatcattaatattttttgtgAGAACTAAAACCAAACATAAATTGATGTCGgggtttttctgaaaaattcataCTGTTGAAAATATTTGGCTTAACTGTGAGTCATTATGTATTATTTAGGTGTATTAAATATATCTACTTTTCAGGGTGTCCCTTAAATAAATGAGCAACGGAATTTGGGTGTTGAAACACGGAacaatcaattttattttcctagACCCAATGTTTTCAgagatgtaatttttttcaaattttgaaccaACAGaagttgttgaaatttgatttttttcaatttttggccCATAGGACCTTTCCTCCATAAGATATTTGACTCAATTTGCATTAGATATTCCAACttaaagatttcatcatgtgatatgctgattttgaatgcaaatctgcagggtgatatttttctgggTAAAGTGTGTCCGCTTCTCTCTTCTAGAactggtagttcagaaaaatgtaaaaagaaactatggtccagtattacactttttggtttctttttcttgtagttttgtcgtatctgctacagatttcgagaaaaaaatttcagactACTCTCTAGTACTagtaaacaaatataaaaacaaaaaataaatttccagtaaattaagctgtgatgaataaattatttttaagttttGGAACTTGTTCACCCAATCTATCTGcagtgaagattaataaaggTTGGATAAATCtgtataagcatcacaaaaaagtagaactacaagaaacaccccgtatctcgaaaacaaagcgtttgcgggcccatgtttataaggCTTTTCATTCTTaatattatccaaggaatctctcattttcgtacctccaatttgggaacaccctgtatgaagtgcgaacaatcgaatcggtaatcaaaaaatgctactattttgagtaatttggtCAAACTTCGTTACCAAACCTCTTCTTCTCACATTACAAATATAGGTAAACGTAggcatcaagaaaaaaaaaatctacgcccttggtaaCTCTGGCTTGAAGTcatgagcttttgagcgctcgtcattcatacAGCAATTCAACCCTCGAAGACcacatatatacctatatacagatATGTTgtatccaagggtgcaatttgCGCACGAATTAACGAGCGATtagaagctcctgacttcaagtcagtactttcctcatttttttctacggaaaaataaaaaaaaatgttaattgttattgttttttttttatcgaaataatGACAATTGGACTATGAGGTTTTGgttcataattattttgattcatatatgtatatcagATTTCCCTTCGCAAGTATCTGATTTTTTTCACAAGAGTGTTAAGTAAGCGCCAATGACAAAGAAATTTGATATTTGACCTTAATTGAGATGAGAGATTATCATGGTATAGTGAAATATCCAGAATCATTGTTGGAGACATCCGATGAATCAACTTTGTCGTAGGAAGGGGTTCATTGATATTGTTATATAAACAAATTCTCACCCATCATTTTTAGGTAGTTTTCATTCACTTCTAACATATAGGTATCACAGTGAAAGTATTTAACAAAAATGGCATTTAAATATGTAAGTATTCCCCAATGATTGTTTTTAAAGAAAAGCAGGAGAATCGATATGCGGAACTTACTTTTTCAAATAAGTATCACgaaaataaagtttattgaaaaaataataatttgatatttatcaATTGATAAATACTTAGATAGAAATTCCGCACTCACTTCTGGCCTCtggttgaaaaatatttttgttgaggATAACATAAAAAGAAATCTTTTATCATAATTCATTTCTTCAATCAAAACACTACAAAAACtactatgtcaaaaaaaatgCTAGGAATTGGTcaataaaacacaaaatatgtataattaataaaatacaGAACGCTTTTTGAGCCGGATTTATTAACAAAGTTAGAAATACCAAGATTTCAGTCTAGATCCATAGTTAGTTTTTCATTTCACCTACAACTGCGGTAGGCATCTTCACAGATTTTTAAACGAAGAACCTCTGAgggtatattttcaatatgatacAATCATTGAATTATATCACTCAATAGtaattttttctctaaaaaaACTTATGGCTTTCAAATTGaagtaaaataattaatattaaccaataaatgaataaattaatttttttattttcctggaatgaaattgagataaaattcgaatttcgaTATTGAATTATAGTTATTTCAAAGATATAGTTTTACCCTTATTACttattttcaaaaacgatgtcGTTTTAAAATAGCTTTCATGTAACAAGTTACAAGGGCATTAATATATTGTGTTAATGATCTGAGGGTAACGACTTGCAGATTCGAGGGTTTGTAAATCACCCCAGGATATCAACATCTCTTAATACTCttggtaccgggtttttcaccataatttgacccccccccctttaactttaaCCTacaaagtttcacgaaatcgactagggttttctaaaatgatttcacaaaacgaaaaatatacagagtggaaAACATATTGatggcaacttcattttttcaaatggaacaccctgtatatttttctataaaattcttcttgaaatttgaaactctgtggtactcagaataagagagatagaccaaacatatgttatatattcgaaatcaggggaaagagagctagtcaaatatagaaaaatatacaggttgttccatttaaaaaaatgaagttgccatcaaaatgttgcccactctgtatatttttcgttttgtgaaatcattttaaaaaaccttagtcgatttcgtgaaacttttgtagaaaacatttttttgtacctcttttagtaataAAGTTAAAGTgggggtcaaattatgatgaaaaacccggtacatacaaATTTTTAGGTCATAATATTAAACATCATAACTCTCTACTCTAGTTTATTACTGTATAtccacaaatttgaaaattcaattttatcctaATGAaggttgtttattatttttttatgagacGCTCTATTGTTGCTATGAAAAACGTGTCAAACTGAATGCAAACTGAAAGAAAGTTGTAAAattctcgaaaaattttctgaaaaaccaaaaaaaggactagaattgaataacaaatgtTGATAGTGTTCATAATTTACTATATTATATGTATTGTTAAAGAAACCCATTCAATAATTCTACTTCCTTCAAACTTTTACAgttaatttccataaaaaaatcttaaagtgttttctcgaaaatattattttattagttGATCGAATgacattgaaatttgatttcacatgctataattttgtaatttcttgTCATATTTTCTGTAGATACCAAGGTCATTATCGAGTTATTACATATTAATATCAAATCATAATAGCTGACATCCTGAGATACATCGATAATTTGCGAGATAATAATTTTGGTACTTACTTCATTCGTAACTAATCCACGCAGGAATTAGATACTTTTTTCACAGGTTTCCATGAATAGGTGAAGAAATAGAAATGTCTATCGTTTCGTCATGACGAAAgagttttctttgatttttatttcatgaacACATGAAAGCATGGAAAATATTTCGATATagataattttctgctttatatCTTTTTGAAATAGATGCAAATGGTATTTAAATGATAGAAACTCCTAAAAACGAATTTTTATCAACTTCAACTTTCAATATTTCGTCTTTATAATTGTTGATAATAGTTCaagaagaactaaaatttctCCTAAgtaagaaatatatttccagATGTTGTAACATCGGAATTTCCCAggaaattttctaatgtaatcCTAATACAAGATCTTGCTGGTATATATGTGCCACTATAAGTTACTCAAAATGTCCTATTATTTCAAACTCAAGTCCTATATGCCAGAGATGCCTTTTGGGACAtacctttgtttttttttgttttttgaatgaatatattttttatttctttcgatATAAAACCCTTTTCAAAAAAGGATGTTTATTTAAGTGCGCTTAATATTTGTAGTATGTACCTACATCCTTTCTCATCTTACAATGAACATACTAAAAATAGGAAgtatttttccaataattttgGTATGAAACATAAGATTCCTTAACTGCAAACTAATTTCGATCTGATCATCAGTAAATATCTAATGAAATAATTGGTGAATTAACTTGTACCTAAATATCCCAAATAAAAACAGATGAATATGTCTTAacgttttgtttttattattcagTTCTGCCTGTTAACATTAGCTGCTTATGTAGTAGCAGCTCCTCAAGGATCTCCTTCAACTGAACCAATACCGATCGTCAAACAGGAACAGGAAGTGAACTTCGATGGATCTTATAAATACAGGTGAAtctttcttcaaaatgaataagtTTAGTATCCGTGCAGCTTTCCTATTGATTAATTAAGGATTTGAAAtcatcaaattaaatatttttgttccGAATATAAAAACTCTGTCAATTGCTGTAGCACTATGCATCTTCGTTCTTCCCTCCTAAAAAATCAGCACTCTTCACTTAGTCATTTTAGTATTTCAACACTTATAATTCTTACGCCCTTATTCTGGAAAAGCTGAATTTTATCGACAGTTCAAACCGAATAAAGGTCATCAAAATCGAATGAGTATTGTAGAAGTCAAGTCAGTTACTGTACGGACACACAGACAGATACGAAACCAAAGTTTTCAGAATaatctgaaattaaatttttttgcaaGTGCCAATTCTGAAATCGGAgacctcaaaaaattttccTCTCAAATGTGATCACAATGCTTTCTAGACTCAGATCaataattttgttgataatTCTGAAGATTTTTTAACTTTTATCGCATTGTCTATAGGAAATTGAATCGTATAAAGTTGTGTCTTTGCATGCTTGTCCAAATGTCTGTatgatattatattatattatattgttcCGGAAGTAAaatgatttatattttttaaacgaaaaccATGTGCCGGACaaagtaaaataaataaataaatatataatataataaatcaacaattacatagataaattaataaataaatgaaagaatTAAGTATGACACAAAAATTAACTCGCAAAATTTCGTTAAAATTTCCATTAGTTTACATTAACAATGGACAACTTTATGTGATATTGGAGCTTAATAAATATGTTTAAATTTCTAATGAACACAAATTATAGTTTAATCACATAGCGTTTGAAATTTAATATATGTTTTTTCAGTTTCGAAACTGGCAATGGAATAAAAGCTGACGAACAAGGTTTTCTCAAAAATGCTGGCAAAGAGGATGAAGAGATTCAAGTAGCTCAAGGAAATGTTGAATATACTGCACCAGATGGTCAAGTCATAAAATTAACCTTCATTGCTGACGAAAATGGTTTCCAGCCACAAGGTGATCATATTCCTACACCCCCACCAATACCAATTGCTATCCAAAAAGCATTAGATTTCATAGCTTCACAGCCATCAACAGAAGAaccaaaaaatgaataaaaggaGAACTTCATGcgggaaaaaagaaaataattgtaTTTATCAATGCGCTATAAATGATTGAATATTGTGATTTGTTTTGTGATGAGAGACGAATAACCATGAATCGAAGAACCCATTATTCATCAAttgtattcataataatgataatatatgTTTCAGTTACTGGTTGATCTTTCCAAAATAGCCATAAAAGTAAAAACGGATTCAGGAATAATATTTTAAAGAGTTTAATAATATAAATTGCTGTTCGGTTAGGATCaacttcaaaaatttttatgttatgacAGATAATAAGTAATCAGattaaaaaattaaccaaatcattataatcacattttttcatcatttatattatttttcatatgttatgaaaataaatgtcaATTTTCATTATTCGTTTCTCAATAAAGTGATGAAACTCATGTAagtattaatatatttttctatcgAAACAACCACTGGCTTTTAGTTTTTTACTGATAAAGTACCTATCTAACTATTCATAGGAGTAACGAAGGGAGGGTTTTTGGGGACACAACCCCCCATTGgttagaataaataaaaaaatttaaataataatttgaaaaaaaaaattaaaaattgaaaggGGTAAACTCCtcccatgagtcaactctagtcaCACCACTGTacatatttgataatatttctaATTCAGCTAGTGCTTCGAAGTAAAAGCATCGATAAAAAAGACCCTAATACGACTCTAGATCATTTGTTATTTTCACCATAACAGATCAAATTTTTGAGACAGCTTGTAATTAGTTGACTCAGTGTCAACCACGATGCTCTATTGATTTACAACTGCATACCAGAacgattgaaaataatgaagaaagaGGAACTCAAGAAGATACTCAAAAGCTTTCTGATACAAAAAGCTTATTATAGCAGAGAAGAAGAATTCTGGAAATGCAAATTTGCCCGCTCATAATGTTCGTCTGAATTGTTTAAGTTAAATTGTCCATATATCTTCATATCGTTTATGTATATATGTTTACAGTTTAGTTGAGCGCActtcaaagatggacactagcaaagagaaaatactctatattttacagtttttcttggataaaggcgaaaatggaGACCAGTAggctgaaaaagaaaaaagggttTATGGTCCTTTTACTGTAACAACCAATCGTACTCGATGTATAGGTATCACACGAGTAAACGCAAAAAAACCCCATGGACCGAATTTcgatctgcgaatcgctgctgaatctaCCCATTTTTGTGTCTGGTGATGAGGAGTGGATCAcctacgacaacgtcaagcgaaaacggtcgtggtcgaaacgcggtgagccgtcggaaacggtggccaagctaggattgacggccaagAAGGTTTTGctatgtgtttggtgggattggctggaaattattcactatgagcaatattgttaactcataattgtactgtcaacaattggaccttCTAAAGGAAGCAATCGTCCAGAAGCGGCCGGCTTCAGCCAATACGAGATTAATTCTGTTatatcaggacaacgccaggccgcACACATCGATATTGACACGC includes:
- the LOC123678741 gene encoding endocuticle structural glycoprotein SgAbd-4-like; this translates as MAFKYFCLLTLAAYVVAAPQGSPSTEPIPIVKQEQEVNFDGSYKYSFETGNGIKADEQGFLKNAGKEDEEIQVAQGNVEYTAPDGQVIKLTFIADENGFQPQGDHIPTPPPIPIAIQKALDFIASQPSTEEPKNE